TGCAAAGGGAGATGAGCCTGTCCCGGATGACTTTGAGGGATCACTCAGACCGCTCTGACCTTCGGACCTTATTTACAAGGGAGATTGCGCTGCTCCGCAGGGTTGTGGGGAGAATTGGGTAGAAACACAGGATTGAAAACCCGTTTTGAAATACGTGCAGACAGACAGGCTTGCCGAGGGCCGCCGGCCACACCGCGTGGCCCTCGTGCTCGTTGGACAAGCCCTCCTTCCGCTACCTACCAGCTGTTACTCAGTCTTGTTTGTCTGCCTTGTCCCCAGCAGCGGCAGGAGTGTCATTATACGGACCTGACAGGGCTGTGATCGGAATCAGAAGCCACGAAGGCCAAGGCCCTCACACACAGTGAGCTTTAGATGGTCCTCAGGGAGTGGCAGATAGGGTTTTCCTGGCATTCGGGTCTCAGCCTCTTCCGGCGGAGGACTCTTTTCTGTTCGTACTAACTCCGCATCTGGCCCAAAGTAGGTCCTCAGCAAATGGTTGTTAAAGAGATATGTGAATGCGCAGGATCATTGAGCCTTTGGAAAATCAGGGAGCGTTTATGCAACACCTGTTCTGTGACTCGCCCACCGCGGGCAACCACAGGGATTCAGAAAAAGTGTGAATCTTTTCCGAGGGACTTGGAGGCTCATTGCCCAGACGAATCAATATGGACACGGAGCTcggagaggggagggggccgtGCCGCAAGGACCCAGCCAGGGTGGGCAGGCCAGGTTCGGCGCCTTCGAGGAACAGCTTGATGAGAAAAGCCTCATtcccctgctttctcttcccacctcccatGCCAGTCCTCGCTGAGGCCTCGGTGAGGGGCCTTGAAGACCAGAAGCTGTGGCAGGTTGGCAAAGAAGGAGCCACTCTCAAGTGCCTGAGCGAAGGGCATCCCCCACCCTCGTACAACTGGACACGGTAAGGGCCTAGCCCCGGGGGACAGTCCCTGCCTTACTGGGCTGCCATGTGCACCTTATGGGCTGGGACTATCTATCCTGAACCCCAGATTAATGGGGGCCCATGCCCAGACCTGTACAAGATTACCTGTGGTCACAAGGACATTATCATTGACTCCTACCAGGAAGTCTACCATACGTGGTCACTGGGAGGGAGTAAGACAGTAAGTCCttgggggttttttccccctaactttAGAATTATGACATACAATACGCTATCTTAAATATtagcattttatgtatttaggtgagTGCCTAAAGTGGGCGAGACAAAAAGCTAGAGCTGGCTATGACTGCTCTTAAAGCGACACCATGACCCCCAAGAATGGCTGGCGCCTCCGCCCGATCGGGTCAGAGCCGTCCAGGGGCTCGGGGAGGGGTCAGCCGCCCCCATGGGAGCCCCCGACAGGCGCGCTCTTGTACGCTGAACCGTGCACGTGACCTCGTGCCTCGGGCTCCGCTCCAATGTCCTGACGTTAGGGATGCCGGCTGCTGGGGCGTGCGGTCACATTTTCCAAGTACGGCTGAGCCCAGATAGGAAAGGGGTGTCCTGTCGTGTGGCCCTCAGACCACGTCGGCCTGGTGCCCGGCGCCAGATGGCTTGAGGCCTGTGGGAGCCTGTGGGATGGCTCGCGTGTGGATCTTCCccgggtgtgtgtggggggtgcccGGGTCAGGCTGGGCGGCGGGGAGAAGGGGCCTCTGCCTGGACCtgcccaggggagggaggggcaccgTGGGAACAGCCAGCGGCTCTGGGTGACGtcatgggggagggaggtggagagctGCCCAGGCACGTCGGGTGGCGGCAGCCTCCGCCCGCCCCAGCTTCCCTGTCCTCCAGGTTGGACGGGCCCCTGCCCAGCGGGGTCCGAGCGGAAGGGGACACGCTGGGCTTTCCTCCACTGACCACAGAGCATAGTGGCATCTACGTGTGCCACGTCAGCAATGAGCTCTCCTCCAGGGACTCTCAGGTCACTGTGGATGTTCTTGGTGAGCACCCAGGGCAGACacggggcgggggtaggggggtggcgGGTGCTGGGCCAAGGGCCTGGAGGGCCACTAGCAAACAAGACAGAGAGGGTGAACTGTGGGAGTGCTGATTGGCGGGGACGGGGCTGCGCGACTACTTTGCAGAGGGTCAGGCTGAGCCGGTGGTTTGGGATGTGTTCGGGGAGGACCAGGCTGCAGGGTTTGTGAGGGCTGCGGGTGGGTCAGGGGTCTGAGCATCCTCCTTAGACAGAGGCCTGTCCCTGGCAGACCCTCAGGATGCCCCCGGGAAGCAGGTGGACCTGGTGTCGGCCTCTGTGGTAGTGGTGGGTGTGATCGCCgccctcctcttctgcctcctggTCGTCGTGGTGCTGCTCATGTCTCGGTACCACCGGCGCAAGGCTCAGCAGATGACCCAGAAGTAGTGAGTACCGCCTGTCCCCGGCGGGTGGAGCTAAGCTGGGAGCAAAGACCAcgtgagtgggaggtgggggccaggccaggggagagaggggagactGGGAGCTTGTGGTCGGGAGGTGGTCCAAGGGCTTCGGGAAGTGGGAAGGGTTTGGACCACAGCCGGAGGGGGACAACAGCACTGCTGAGTGAGGGTCCAGTTTGGATGCCTGGGCATCACCGAGCACATACACTCcagcacacgcgtgcacacacgctGTCACCTGCAGCCACTCACTCACACGTGGGGACAGCACAGCACCCGCCCTCTCCAGCGCCGTCTCACATAGGCTTGGCCACAGCTGGGCCCACGCTGGGAGCCCAGGACCTGCGTCAGCAGCTAACGGGAGCCTGTCTTTCCCAGTGAGGAGGAGTTGACCCTGACCAGGGAGAACTCCATCCGGAGGCTGCATTCCCATCACGCGGACCCCAGGAGCCAGGTGCGTGCCGGGGTTGGGTGCATCTCTGGGGCTGGGGGTCCCTCTGCGCACCAGGAGCACAGCCTTCCCCGGGGTCCGGCCCCTGACTCGCAGCCGGGGCTGGCGTGGGGGACCTGGGGGCGCGGCTGCCCCGGGCCTGGGGCTGTGCTGAGAGCCACCATCCGCCGCGGTTCCGGGTGAGGCTGAGTGGTTGGCGGGGGATGCCCGCGTCAGGGAGAGTGCACAGGTCGGGTTGGGGGAAGAGGTGACGAGGGACGGGGAGCCCTGTTCTGACTCCTGCCCCGTGTCCGGGACCCACAGCCGGAGGAGAGTGTAGGGCTGAGAGCCGAGGGCCACCCTGATAGTCTCAAGGACAACAGTAGCTGCTCTGTGATGGTGAGGCCCCCGGCCCCACCGGCGTCCCCACTGCTCTCCTcaggcccctctcctgctcccggGGGTGGCCGGCCAGCGGCCCCGCCCCAGTCCCCGTGTCTCTGCCCCCGCACGTCTGCCGTGCCTGTGTCTCCCGCCGTCCTTCCCTGTGCCGGACACTCGCTCCCGGGCCCCAGCTCCGAGCCCTGGAGCTTTCGCCTCACCTCTGACCCTtcggctccctccctgcccccgccgcCCATCCCGTCTGGTGGCCCCGCCTGGGTTCCTGACGCACCCTCCGCCCTCGGTGTCCAGAGTGAAGAGCCAGAGGGCCGCAGTTACTCCACACTGACCACGGTGAGGGAGATCGAAACACAGACAGAACTGCTGTCTCCGGGCTCTGGGCGGGCCGAGGAGGAGGAAGACCGGGATGAAGGCATCAAACACGCCATGAACCATTTCGTTCAAGAGAATGGGACCCTGCGGGCCAAACCCACGGGCAATGGCATCTACATCAATGGGCGGGGGCATCTGGTCTGACCcaggcctgcctccctcccctgaaCCCGGCTCCTTCTGCTGACCTGGGGAATCTCTACTCATCACCGGGGCCTCCCTACACaccttgtttcttgaggaagctGCTCCCCGTCCCACTGACTGCTCGACATATTCCTCCAACCCTCCTGTTCGGCGAGGGTGGGGCTCTGCCGGTtgagccctccccaccctccggtgtgtgcgtgtgcacacacacgatTGTGTGACTGTTCACAGAccctgtgcgtgtgtgcgtgtgcatgcgtgtgcgtgtgtgtgtgtgtgacaggccAAGTGAACTAAGATGGGCTTGGCTTGTGTATGGCGTGGCTATGTGCCCTCTACCTGGAAGCCCAGGTTACCCCCTCAGACCCCAGAGCAGTATTAATGACGCATAGGTTGGAGGCGAGAGGCGGAGACTGTGGGTCAGACCCAGGCGTGCAGGCAGAGCTGGAACTGGATTCCGGCCTCCTGAGTTGGGGAGCCGGGCTCCCACCACTGGGGAGCCGAGGGGCACATGTTGAAGTGGCCGGCCCAGGGGACAGCCAGGGACTAGCGCTCTTACTGGAGAAGCCCTTGGCCTTCCGGTGTTCTCTGGTGGCCTCTGCTGGCGTCTGGGCCTGCTGCATGTGCATATTTTCTATACCTAAGCCTGCTGGGGGAGCTTCTTCAAGGAATACTGCTCCGAATACTTTAATAAGagaaaacacatctttaaaaacaaaaacaaaaacaaaaaaaacctttgattTATCTGGATGTTTGTTATTACTTGGTTGGCTTAGCTCGAAGCCAGCTGCCATGGGAAGTCAGCAAACCTGGACCTTGCTCAGACCCTGGCAAGGGGTCCGTGCCCGGGCTTGGGAAAGGTGCTTCTTCGAAAGCACTTGAATTGAGGCGGCCTCCTGGGTGGGAGCCTGGCGCTGTGGGGTCTGAGTCGGGGCGGGAGCCCCTGGGTCCCTGGCTGCAGGAGGACAGGGTGGggtcccggcccctcccccagccgcctctctcctcctcactgCATCCACAGTGGTCTGTGGTCCCtcggggtcggggtgggggggttgcagAGACTGGGGGACAAGGGCTCCTGGTTTGGTTGTGGTGTCAGGGAAATAGGGTAGTGATTACAGCCCGAGGGAGGGGGAGTTAGGGTGGTGTGAAGGAGTTGCTGGGGACAAGAATGTCTCCTTTCCCCCAGGAGCCTCGGGATCACTCCCCTGGGGCTCTTCCCACGGTTTCTGCTGGTCTGGACTGGGGTCGGACACTGTGGATTGTCACCTGACCCACCTGAATACGCTCAGCCAGAACACCTAGGTTTTGTTCCCAAACCCTGCTTGCCTGAAATCCTCTGGATTTTTGGACCAACAGAGAGACGCcatcccctgctccccagccagcccaGGAATTTGAATGCGGAGCCCAAAGATCTGGGGTCTTAGTCTGTACATTTTGTGTAAATATGTGCATATTTGTACATAAAAtgatattctgtttttaaataaacagataaaagctGTTGTGCCTGGTTGTCTCTCACCCTTGGACTATGTGAGCCCTGAACCACTCAGCACCCTTCGGCACCAGCCTTCCCGTGGCCCCACgtaggggaggggctgggacgGTAGTGGCTGGGAGGCGAAGGGAAAGAGATGCCCTGGGCCACCGCTGAGAGTTCCCGGGTAGGCGGATAGAGTGAAAAGCCCCTTCCGGCACAGCCAGCGCCCCCGTGGGTGGTGCTGTCACTCCTGGGTCACATTGGAGTCTCCCCAAAACAGGCCTGGGAGGCGGGCAGGAGATTCCATTCTTTACAGACAAAGAGGCTGACACTTAAGTGAGTTCCACAGAAAGAGCTGGAAGGATTAAAGGTTACCCAGTTTACCCTCTTCATGGTCACACGTGTGGACACTGAGGCTCGGCCAGGTAACATGCCTTGGCTGAGGTCACGGGCCCGTCTGGGGCTGAGCCTGGGCATCCACCCTCCCCTTGCAGGGCACTGGGCCACCTGGCTCTTGGGCCAGCCTCTGGGCTTTGCCCCGACCCCCCAAATTCTGGTCTCTAAGGGTGTCAGTCACCTGCCTACACCCCAGGCGCCACCACCCCACCCTGGGGCTCTGACGTCACGTGGCCTTGGCCAATGAGCGAAGTCCCAGTGATGGGTTGAGGATGTGAATGTcagctgcctcccccaccccaggccctgtgGTTGCAAAGATGCTCTAACAGGAAGCGGGCTGGAGGAGCTGCACAGCTTCCTGCTCCCCTAGGGCTGAGCTGGGCCAGAGGGGCGAGTGCCAGCCTGGGCCACGAGACCCAGCTTCTTCAGGGTCCTGGCAGCTTCCTCTTCCACAGCTACTTCCGTGTAGCCGGGGgccccagaggcagaggcaggagccgCTGCCTGTTGCCCAGgccaccctccaccctccccagtTTGGAGCCCTGCCCCCTGGGGCCGGGCCAAGCCCAGAGGCCGGCTTAGGATCCTATGGGGGACTGGTAGGGCAAAGGTCTTGGGGGGGTAgagggggctgggccagggccccCGGGGGCTCCAGCCATGAAGTCTCggcaaaagggaaagaagaagggcAGCTCGAAGGAGAGGGTGTTCGGGTGTGACTTGCAGGAGCAGCTGCAGCGTTCGGGCCAGGAGGGTAAGGAGGCGGCTCAGGgcagctgtggggtggggggcacggagCGAGGGGCAGACGCAGCACGCCGGTGCTCGGGGCAGTGGTGTGGAGTCAGCACCCAGGAGCCTGAGGAGCAGGTGCTACAGGAAACGTGGCTGAGCGGAGAAGGCCGGGGAGCCCCCTTGTGTAACTACCTGGGCatggggaggctggggggtgCGGAGAGGATGGAGAGATGAGAAACCGAGAGAAGCAGGCAAAAGAGAGGCGACGGCATCACTGCTGGGGACAGAGCCGGAGGCTGCGGGGACGACGCGGTCAGCAGAGGAGTGATAGAAAGGCCAAGGGAGGATCCTTGGGACTGAATGGAAGGAGCCGGAGAAGGGCTCTTAGGAGAGTCTGACGGTGGCGCTTGGGAGGACGGGGGTTTCCTGGTCGGAGAAGAGCGTCCAGGAACGTGACTGAGGGGCTCCAGCGCTCGGACCCTCATGCAGCCTTGCTGGGCTGCCGGTGAGGGCGTGGGCTGGGACCTCCCACAGTCTCCATGGCCCTCCCTGGGCACAGGAGGGACAGGTTcaaagcagagggcagggggagacgCTGCTGAAATGGGGGGGCGCTAGTTGGCTAAAAGAGATGCCTGAGGCTGGTTGGAGGGTAGGGGTACAGGGTGCAAAGGAGTGGGTGTGGGGCTGTCTTTGGGGCCTGTCTACTGTCTCCCTGGGTTCCCTAGAGGGGCTCAGAAgccagcaggagcaggggcagtcCTGGGCTCAATCTGACATGGAGCAGCCCCTCATGAACGGAGCTGGATTTGATTGGAAGTTGACCGCAGGGACCCTGGCTGCCCAGTCCAGCTTGTTTTTGGCACTTGGAGCTCCTCCCAGAGCAGGGCACgttccccccccccaacaccccaccccaatctgtcatttcctctttGTCCTCTCTGCTGCTCTGGGCTGTGGCTCCTGTCGAGGAGGGGAAGGTGATGGTGGTTCCTAGCTCATTTCCTGCCCTTAGCCCCGCCCCCTTGTCCCCAAAcacctccttccccttttctcctcccccagaGGCCCCCATCCCCACCCGCCCCGTTAAGGGAAACCCCGGGCCCCAGAGTAGAAGCGTACACAGCTTCAGCTGTGGAGGCCCTGCTCTGCCTTTCTCTTGCCCTCCTGCAGAGCCCGGCTCACGGACTGCTCTGGAGAACCAGGACTCTTGGCCAAGGGCCGCAGGATTCAATGGGGCTGATGTTCTTCCAGCTTTCTGCAAACGCTCAGTTCGGTCTCCTCATCCCTGTGCTGCACTGCCCTGTGGCCCCTGGCAGCCCAGTGCTGAAACgtagaccccccccccaccccggatcCGGTATCCCCTCCGGCCTCTGTCTGCATTCCCGGCCGGTGAGGGGCCCATTCTCAGGAAGGCTTAGACGTCTGGTCCTGGAGAActctggaggaggagagaagcccGTCCTGCCCCTCCTCAGAACCTTACCTGAGCTCAAGGGCGGCAGGATGTCCAGCACCCTATGCAACAGGGGcagcctctccccatcccccccaaccccagacagGTGGGAAGTGAGAGGACAGAGCCCGAGCCAGCCTGGCTATGGCTGTTCCCTTTAACCCAAGAGTCCACACAGAATCAAGGCCACACTTGTGGAGATCTGTGTTCCTGCTTAATTTATCTTCCCTGGTTAGCTTaattctccccctgctcatctgCTCGGTCTCAGCGCCCTTTCCCTGCTCCCGGCCCTAGGAAGGTGGGTCACTTCCTTCTCCAAGCCCGACCTGTTCTGAGTTCTTCCTTTTCCCAGACTCTCTCTCTTGGCTGCCTTGTTCAGGTTTCGGATTCTGCCGGTCTCTAAACTCGGGGCCCTCTTCCCAGGCCGCATTCCCTGACGTGTCCATTCCTTGGCCCCATCACCTCGGCcctgtcttcctgtcttcctttcctcGGCCCTTTCCTCTGCGGCTCTGATTCCTTAGGCTCTTgaataccttctttttcttttcttttttttttttttttgtttagagaggtggggggaggggcagaaggagagggagagggagagagagaccattaAGAGGCTCCCGGCCCAGCACGGAGCCAGGCACCAGGCTCCatctccggaccctgagatcaaaactgGTGCCAAAGGCAGGAGATGCTTAGCCTacttactgagccacacaggtgcccctataaggGTCTTTTCAGGAGATCCAAAATCCACGGACAAGGGCACGAGGGGGGAAGATCTGGCTTGGTTGCCGTCCTGTGGAGAGAGCCCAGGCTTTAGGTGATACTGGGCTATGCGTCAACAGAGTGACGTGGTGGCCCAAAGAGCTGAGGTGCCATTAGTAACCTGAGCGTCAAGCAGCAGCCAAGGGAGAAGGGTCCACCCCGCTTCTGCATTCAGGGTAGGGGACCTGAGGGTAGGGCGAGGCTGGCAAATGGGCCCAGGTCCTGGAAGGAGGGATGGGGGGTGAACTATAGCGCTAGGACTGAGGACAAGAGAAAGGAACAGGGCACGAAATTTAATAAAGCCCTCACTCTTGGGGCTGCAACCAGTGCCTGggtgcctttttaattttttcttctttctttcttccttccttccttcctttctttttctttctttctctctctctctctctctctttcttcctttctttctttctttctctctctctctttctttctttctttttctttctttctttcttttcttcctttcatttccttcctttctttccccctttccattattttcctttttttcttccctttccttctttcctctcttccttttctttcttctttttccttccctccttccctttctttctttcctttctaagtttatttattttagtaatctttttaaaaaagattttatttatttatttgacagagagagacacagtgagagagggagcacgagcaggggaggggaagagggagaagcagggagtccaatgcagggctccatcctaggatcctgggattatgacctgagctgaaggcagatgcttaacgactgaccaagccacccaggtgccactattTTAGTAGTCTTTACCCCCagtatggagcttgaactcaatcCTGAGAAGAATGGGCCTGGAATTTAGAGACCGGCAGCTCTTTCTTAAGGATGCTCTCACTCCCAAGGTTGTGTGTGCGCGCAGTGGCCACCTGCACAGCCGTAGGATTGGGTGCCTCCTGAAATTCTCCACCCCCATGCCTTCCTTGCCTCACCCAAGTTCCTGGCTCTGGGGTGCAGGAGGACAAAGGGTGTGGACAGCGGCTCATACAAGGAGGGTTTACAGTCGTGGTTGATGGGCTCATGGATTACCTCCTTCATCCTCTATTTCCATCTTACTTAATTACTCAATTCCACCAAGAACTTGGGCTGGAAGTGTGGGGGTTAGCAAGTGCATGGGATTCAGCTCTGTCACAGGAGGTACACAAAACTGTGGTAAAGTTGTGATCCAAATCCCAAAATTTCATGAAAGGGTAGAATAAAATGACTGAGGGAATTGGGTTGAAGGAGAAACAAGAGGAGGAGGTGAGATCGGTCTCCGGAAATGCGTATCATGTAATGCTACATGGTTTCTGGGTACGGCTCTGAGCTTCCTAGTGATTCGAGTAAAGAGATAAACATCGTCAGGAGTAAGACtcagaaaacccagaagaaaaaaaaaaaatagttggctGAGGAGAAACAGCTCTGACACTGACACATGAGAGGGTTTCCTCTGGTTTTCTCATCCTCTGGATGGGAGGGTGTGTTGGAGGCATGACTGGCTCTCAGACCGGGACAACAGCGGGGTCTGGTTGGTGAAGGGTTTAAACACACTGCGCTGAGTTTGTACTTCATTCTAGACCTGTGAGGTGAGCAGTGGAGACTGGGGTGAAGCAAGGATTTAAGGCAGGGAAGGCTTCAGAAGGAGAAACATGTGGCCTCGTGAAGATGGGATCTCACCCCTGGGTTAGAGTTTCCTGTGTCTGAGACACCATGTCAGAAAACATGAGACATCAGATTGGTTACTCAGAgaggggaccaaaaaaaaaaaaaaaaaaaaaaaagtcacaattagATCTTGTCCttaaggagcttacagtctagtaaCAGCAGAGGGGGCCCAGGTCGGGAGAGAGAATACAACTTTTTGCGCACTTGGATTTGGATGCTGCCCTAGCTGGGTGGTACTGGGCACTTGTTACTTCTTTgaccctcagttttcttatctggaaaatggggactAGAAAATCTAAGGCACAGCGCTTGGCACACAGGTGTTTCTCTCCTGACCTGACCTGTCCCAATTTTGTGTACTTTCCTGTGACAGACCTGATGCCCACACGCTTGCTTCTGAGACGGGGTGCTTCACGATAGTCTCCGTCAGCTCTGCCCCTTTTGGGTCAGGACAACGAATGTTCCTTCATCTTATACACAGAATGTTTAATAAGTGTACTTCCGAGACCTGTCCTGTTAATCTGAGCACCCTTCCAACCAGACGGCTGCCTCTTGGAAAATTCTGGAAACGAAGTAGTAATTACAGAGCAACAAATTTCAGTTCCACGAAGGCAGAGCTTTCTAATGGGAATGGGCAACCTGGAGAGCCAGGGGGCTTCCCCTCCCTTGAGGGGATTTAGGCAGAGGCTCTAGACTCCCTGGTCAGAGAGATCTCAGAGAGATGCGATGTCCTCTAAGAATCCGTCTGACAAGTTTTTATTCATGAGCTCTGCTTCCAGTCCCTCGAaccccttccctctgtctcttagTGCCCTGACCTCCCAgacctgatttctctctctctgctccgtCTGTGTCCCCAGTGCCACAGGTGCTGAAGAGCTGTGCGGAGTTTGTGGAGGAGTACGGAGTGGTGGACGGCATCTACCGCCTCTCGGGGGTGTCTTCCAACATCCAGAAGCTCCGGTGAGTCAGGCAATGAGGGGAGAGCTCTATGGGCTGGGAGGCCAGGGAGCCAGAGGGGCGAGGGCAGCGGGTAGAAGGAAACATGGGTGCTGGGTGCTGTCTAAGGGAGGAGCTCCGGACTCCTCAGGAAAGACGGAAACCATGCACCCCGTTTCCCCCCAGGCTGGCACGCATGTGTCTACACAGACACCTATGTCTCCGCTCCCCCGTACAACCACCCAGCTTAAACATTTGGggctataattcacataccataaaactcactctttaaaaatgggcaattcagtgatttttttactACAATGACAAGGTCACACCGCAATCACCACTATcgaattccagaacatttcctcAACCCCAAAAGAAACACCCAAAAGCAGTCACTCCatgtttctcctttccctcagccTCTCGAAACCACTAGTCTGCTTTCTATCTCTACGAATGTGTCTTTTCTGCACGTTTCAGATAAATGGAATTGTATAATTGGAAACTTTTGTGTCTGGCTCTTTCCCTTAGTTTGTTTTTAGGGTTCATGCAGATTGTCTCAGATGTTGGCCTTCATCTCTTTGTGTGACGGAATCATATTTTGTTTGTCCGTCCATCAGTCGATGAatatttgggtggtttccacttCTTGGCTCTTCTCCGGTAGCGAACAGATGGCTTActtcatgtcttctttggagaactttcTATTCCAACCCctggctcattttttatttttaatttatttgcgcacttagttatttttttttcaaagattttagttatttgacagacagagatcacaagtaggcagagaggcagacagagagaggggaggaagcaggctccctgctgagcagagagcccgatgtggggctcaatcccaggaccctgggaccatgacctgagccgaaggcagaggatttaacctgctgagccacccaagcgcccctcacttacttattttttaaaatattttatttacttgacagagagagacacagcgagagagggaacacaagcaggggaggtgggagagagagaagcgggcttcccactgagcaaggagccccatgtggggctcaatcccaggaccccgggatcatgacctgagccaaaggcagatgcttaatgactgagccaccccagtggcTCACctggctcatttttaaattaggttatttgtttcctttgagttgtaagaattctttataaattctggatttttttttttaaagattttattcattggggcgcctgggtggctcagtgggttaaagcctctgccttcagctcaggtcatgatctcagggtcctgggatcgagccccacatggggctccttgctcagtggggagcctgcttcctcctctctctctgcctgcctctttgcctgcttgtgacctctctctcttaagtaaataatacaatctttaaaaaaataaaaaacacttaaaaaaaaagattttattcatttatgagagagagagagagagcgagagagagagagagcggaagcggggggagtggggcagagggagagggagaagcagatccccgctgagcagggagcctgacaaggggctccgtcccaggacccctggatcatgacctgagccaaaggcagacgcttaacaactgagccacccaggtgccccgatatatTCCGCATATTAAACACTTACCAAATCTctgattttcttccattctgtgggttgtctttgcTTTCTCGGTCGTGTCCTCTGACACACAGGAGTTTGTCACTTGCTGTTCAATGTATCTGCTTTTTCTTTGGCTGCTTGTGCTTTTGGGGTCTTATCTAAGAAACTGTTGCCTCTTCCAAGGTCGTGAAAGTTTACACTCAATGTTTCCTTCTGAGAGTTACACGCCTCCATCTTTACCCGTACCCAGAAACACATGCACATTCATCTCTCCACTTTTCTTGAATCCTCCATACCCCAACCTTGCTACGCAACACCCACAGTTCCATCCCTGACACGTCTCCATGTTCACACACAGCCCACGTCCCTAgtcctccccccacaaccccgtGTGCTATCCATCTACACCCGCTGCCTCACCTACACACATGTCCCACAGCCTCCTTCCAGGGCCCGTGCACGTGGCGGCTGTGCCCTGGCCCCACCACTCCTGACCACGCTCCACCTCCCCAGGCAGGAGTTCGAGGCAGAGCGGAAGCCAGACCTGCGCAAAGATGTTTACCTGCAAGACATTCACTGCGTCTCGTCCCTGTGCAAGGCCTATTTCAGAGAGCTGCCAGACCCCCTGCTCACTTACCGCCTCTATGACAAGTTTGCGGTGAGTTGAGAGGCCAGGCAAGGCGGGACCCAAGGCGGAGGGACAACCGCTGGGGAGGCTTTGATCTCCCGAGTGCGTCCAGTGGCAGACAGGGTCCTGTGATGCTCGATGACTGAGACCACATGAGAACGAAGAGGTCCCTCCCTGCAAAGTCCCTCCATGG
The window above is part of the Mustela erminea isolate mMusErm1 chromosome 17, mMusErm1.Pri, whole genome shotgun sequence genome. Proteins encoded here:
- the NECTIN4 gene encoding nectin-4 isoform X1, which gives rise to MPLSLGAEMWGPEALLLLLLLASFTGRCRPGELETSDLVTVVLGQDAKLPCFYRGDPGEQVGQVAWARVDAGEGPRELALLHIQYGLHVGAAYEGRVEQPPPPRSPLDGSVLLRNAVQADEGEYECRVSTFPAGSFQARLRLRVLVPPLPSLNPGPALEEGQGLTLAASCTAEGSPAPSVTWDTEVKGTASSRSFKHSRSAAVTSEFHLVPSRSMNGQPLTCVVSHPGLLQDQRITHVLHVAFLAEASVRGLEDQKLWQVGKEGATLKCLSEGHPPPSYNWTRLDGPLPSGVRAEGDTLGFPPLTTEHSGIYVCHVSNELSSRDSQVTVDVLDPQDAPGKQVDLVSASVVVVGVIAALLFCLLVVVVLLMSRYHRRKAQQMTQKYEEELTLTRENSIRRLHSHHADPRSQPEESVGLRAEGHPDSLKDNSSCSVMSEEPEGRSYSTLTTVREIETQTELLSPGSGRAEEEEDRDEGIKHAMNHFVQENGTLRAKPTGNGIYINGRGHLV
- the NECTIN4 gene encoding nectin-4 isoform X2 yields the protein MPLSLGAEMWGPEALLLLLLLASFTGRCRPGELETSDLVTVVLGQDAKLPCFYRGDPGEQVGQVAWARVDAGEGPRELALLHIQYGLHVGAAYEGRVEQPPPPRSPLDGSVLLRNAVQADEGEYECRVSTFPAGSFQARLRLRVLVPPLPSLNPGPALEEGQGLTLAASCTAEGSPAPSVTWDTEVKGTASSRSFKHSRSAAVTSEFHLVPSRSMNGQPLTCVVSHPGLLQDQRITHVLHVAFLAEASVRGLEDQKLWQVGKEGATLKCLSEGHPPPSYNWTRLDGPLPSGVRAEGDTLGFPPLTTEHSGIYVCHVSNELSSRDSQVTVDVLDPQDAPGKQVDLVSASVVVVGVIAALLFCLLVVVVLLMSRYHRRKAQQMTQKYEEELTLTRENSIRRLHSHHADPRSQSEEPEGRSYSTLTTVREIETQTELLSPGSGRAEEEEDRDEGIKHAMNHFVQENGTLRAKPTGNGIYINGRGHLV